In Desulfobacter hydrogenophilus, the genomic stretch AGATATGGATGATGCATTAATACCCGAAGGCGCCAAACGGTGTGCATTCCCGATATTCATGATTGGCATTATCATCGTGGGTGCTGTACTGCTTTGGGGCGTTTATGCCATGTTTCTGTGCTGGTTTAAAGGCCTGAATCAGACCAACATGAACGATTACTACGGATTTGCCCTGTGGATCTGGGCTGATCTGGCTGTCATTGCGGTTGGTGGCGGTGCTTTTTTCACAGGTCTTTTGAAATATATTTTCAAGGTTGATGATCTGAAAAATATTATCAACTTTGCCGTGATCATTGGCTTTATCTGCTACAGCTCAGCCTTGCTGATCCTGGCCATTGATATTGGGCAGCCGCTGCGCGGCTGGTTTATTTTCTGGCATGCCAATGTGCATTCCATGCTTACAGAGGTGGCCTTTTGTCTGTCCTGCTATTTTGCAGTACTGACCATTGAATTTATTCCCAATATCCTGGAAAATCGCCAGGTCAACAAAGTGCCGTTTTTTCACCACCTGGCGCACAACATGCACGGGGTGATGGCCGTATTTGCCGCCACCGGCGCTTTTTTAAGTTTTTTCCACCAGGGGTCCCTGGGTGGTGTGGCCGGCGTTATGTTTGGCCGTCCTTTTGCCTACCGCGAAGGCCTTTTAATCTGGCCCTGGACCTTTTTCCTGTTTACCTGGTCTGCCGCAGCATTTGGTCCCTGCTTCACCTTGCTGGTGACCAAGATTACGGAAATGATCACCGGTAAAAAGTTGGTGGGAGATAAAACCGTCAATCTGCTGGCAAAAATTTCCGGGTGGATGATTACCACCTATATTATTGCCAAGATCATTGATACCATTTACTGGGCGTTCGTAACCGCACCTTCCATGGGCTTTAAACTGGGCCATTTTTACAGCAACAACGGGTTCTACGGATACTGGATTCTTATTACCGAAGTGATTCTGTGCGGTGTTGTTCCGGGGCTGCTTTTGATTAATAAAAGCACCCGGGAAAATCCTGCCACCCGAACCATTGCCATCATTCTGGGCGTGATTGGTGTATGTCTGAACCGGTGGGTTATGGTGCTTCAGATCATGGCTGTGCCTGTGCTGTCCTTTGACACCTGGGCATTGTATATACCAAGCTGGCAGGAAGTGGCGACCACCATTTTACCTGTTGCTTACGGAATTATCCTGATCGCCGTTGCATACCGGTATCTGCCGGTATTTCCCCAGGAATTGGAACTTAACGAATCTGCCGACACGGCAGCTCAAAACTAATAAAGGAGGTTATAATGTTTCCCTTTTGTTTTGAATGGGCCTGGGACATCGGCCATTCAATTTTCTTTGGTGGATTCTGGTATGCCATTTCCATTTTAGGGGTAGGCATGACCTATTGCTTTCTTAAGGCGGCCTATGACACGGTCAATGATAAAGGTGATTCCCATCACTGAATAGGTTAATTAAGCAGAAACTTAAAAAGGCGGACTTTTAACTTAAT encodes the following:
- the qrcD gene encoding menaquinone reductase integral membrane subunit QrcD, encoding MDDALIPEGAKRCAFPIFMIGIIIVGAVLLWGVYAMFLCWFKGLNQTNMNDYYGFALWIWADLAVIAVGGGAFFTGLLKYIFKVDDLKNIINFAVIIGFICYSSALLILAIDIGQPLRGWFIFWHANVHSMLTEVAFCLSCYFAVLTIEFIPNILENRQVNKVPFFHHLAHNMHGVMAVFAATGAFLSFFHQGSLGGVAGVMFGRPFAYREGLLIWPWTFFLFTWSAAAFGPCFTLLVTKITEMITGKKLVGDKTVNLLAKISGWMITTYIIAKIIDTIYWAFVTAPSMGFKLGHFYSNNGFYGYWILITEVILCGVVPGLLLINKSTRENPATRTIAIILGVIGVCLNRWVMVLQIMAVPVLSFDTWALYIPSWQEVATTILPVAYGIILIAVAYRYLPVFPQELELNESADTAAQN